A region of Triplophysa dalaica isolate WHDGS20190420 chromosome 18, ASM1584641v1, whole genome shotgun sequence DNA encodes the following proteins:
- the tp73 gene encoding tumor protein p73 isoform X4: MSQSSTADEGTTFEHLWSTLEPDSTYYELPQPGHSGDRVATSSLPSNRAEVCMGVYHMRDMNDNVMSQYSLLSSSMDQSLGNRAASTSPYSSENTSNVPTPSPYSQPNSTFEAMSPAPAIPSNTDYPGPHNFEVTFQQSSTAKSATWTYSPLLKKLYCQIAKTCPIQIKLASTPPNGSVIRAMPIYKKAEHVTEVVKRCPNHELGRDFNESQTAPASHLIRVEGSNLCQYVDDPVTGRQSVLVPFEAPQVGTEFTTILYNFMCNSSCVGGMNRRPILIIITLETRDGQVLGRRSFEGRICACPGRDRKADEDHFREQQALNESVAKNGNANKRNFKQTPANLTGPSINMKKRRHGEEEMYYIPVRGRENFDILMKIKDSLELVDFVPQQLVDSYRQQQQQILQRQGQVASPSTYGTLNNMNMNKIHGTMGKLPSVNQLVSQQTQQNAGPSASMSHMGSNMLGGHHMQTNGDVNGAHSSQSIVSTSHCTPPPPYNPDPSLVRTQPLGLSGIPFVSEQFLNQPGLPKLYRLLHVAGSPECLPPSDSYNGGSWGLENP, translated from the exons ATGTCCCAGTCATCCACTGCTGATGAGGGTACAACCTTCGAACACTTGTGGAGTACGCT TGAGCCAGACAGCACATATTATGAACTTCCTCAGCCTGGTCACTCAGGGGACAGGGTGGCTACTAGCAGCCTGCCCAGCAACCGTGCTGAAGTCTGCATGGGTGTTTACCACATGAGAGACATGAACGACAATGTGATG TCTCAGTACAGCCTACTGAGCAGCAGCATGGACCAAAGTTTGGGGAACAGAGCAGCTTCGACCAGCCCGTACAGCTCAGAGAACACCTCCAACGTGCCAACACCATCACCCTACTCCCAGCCAAACTCCACTTTCGAGGCCATGTCTCCAGCCCCGGCAATCCCCTCCAACACTGACTACCCTGGGCCTCACAACTTTGAGGTCACATTCCAGCAGTCTAGCACCGCCAAATCAGCCACATGGACG tACTCACCATTGCTCAAGAAACTGTACTGTCAGATCGCCAAGACCTGTCCGATTCAGATTAAACTGGCTTCCACCCCTCCAAATGGCAGTGTGATACGAGCCATGCCCATATACAAGAAGGCTGAACACGTCACAGAAGTGGTCAAGCGTTGCCCTAACCATGAACTTGGACGGGACTTCAATGAAA gtCAAACAGCTCCTGCAAGTCACTTGATACGAGTGGAGGGCAGTAATTTGTGTCAGTATGTGGATGACCCTGTGACAGGTCGACAGAGTGTTTTAGTACCATTTGAAGCTCCTCAG GTGGGGACTGAGTTCACAACCATTCTGTATAATTTCATGTGCAACAGCAGTTGTGTTGGTGGAATGAACCGCAGACCTATCCTCATCATAATCACGCTAGAGACAAGAGA CGGACAGGTCTTGGGTAGACGTTCATTTGAGGGGCGAATTTGTGCATGTCCAGGCCGAGATCGCAAAGCAGATGAAGACCATTTCAGAGAACAACAGGCTCTAAATGAAAGCGTGGCCAAAAATGGAAATGCTAATAAACGAA ATTTCAAACAGACTCCAGCCAATTTAACAGGCCCTTCTATAAACATGAAGAAAAGGCGACATGGAGAAGAGGAGATGTATTACATACCA GTACGTGGCCGGGaaaactttgacatccttaTGAAGATAAAGGACAGTTTGGAGCTTGTGGATTTTGTACCACAACAGTTAGTTGACTCCTACAGACAACAACAGCAACAGATTCTGCAGAGACA GGGTCAAGTTGCCTCTCCATCAACTTATGGCACACTCAAtaacatgaatatgaataagATTCATGGAACAATGGGCAAACTTCCCTCAGTCAACCAGCTTGTATCACAGCAGACTCAGCAGAACGCAGGGCCCTCTGCATCCATGTCACATATGG GTTCGAACATGCTGGGTGGACACCACATGCAGACTAATGGTGATGTGAATGGAGCACACTCGTCCCAGTCTATAGTGTCCACCTCTCACTGTACCCCTCCCCCACCTTACAATCCCGACCCCAGCCTCGTCAG